One genomic segment of Panicum virgatum strain AP13 chromosome 2N, P.virgatum_v5, whole genome shotgun sequence includes these proteins:
- the LOC120658510 gene encoding uncharacterized ATP-dependent helicase YprA-like — MVAEQEGREVQVRALDSRSTAIRLAPGASVRDLKAALRSSFPPAQVAPSFHLFLKGAKLRLDAEVGSLAIGDGEFVVLVPFTRSPQQCSSVSASSQEQGVNPPKQPEVSAAANSAWQDIMDDLSAMPSSPQSDIASKYFYSSSGPCSGTGRSAEDTPPCQSSSFGSSRKRKKACEENGNGSPETLPSGENGTAEKQKRNMSKKSGVAKSAATACHGTHPLEPAEMAEHLKQGLGKEGQIVHIQEIPSREASFTELPCHLSGAMREALASIGISRLYSHQSQAIESSISGRHIVVATSTSSGKSLCYNIPVLESLSQDLMACALYIFPTKALAQDQLRTLLEMKNVFHIDIDVKIYDGDTPREDRLWIRNNARLLITNPDMLHVSILPYHGQFQRILSNLRYIVIDEAHSYKGAFGCHTALIIRRLKRICSDVYGSHPTFIFCTATSANPCEHVMELANLDEVELIQNDGSPCGSKYFLLWNPPLYMADGSSKASSVPRRSSSIVEVSYLFAEMVQHGLRCIAFCKTRKLCELVLAYTREILQESAKGLVDSICVYRAGYIAEDRRKIEADLFGGKLRGVAATNALELGIDVGHIDATLHLGFPGSIASLWQQAGRSGRRAKESLAIYVAFEGPLDQYFMKFPHKLFDKPIEHCHVDSRNLKVLGQQLACAAYEHPLCLKYDEHYFGSSLDSAMTTLKDKGYIINNPSGALSSSMWNYIGPERSPSQAVSIRAIEHDKYKVIDKLNNRLLEEIEESKAFFQVYEGAVYMHQGVNYLVEELDLSSMTAFCRKADLKYYTKTRDYTDINVLGGEFAYLPTSTCKTNRVKTTTQANDCAVTTKWFGFYRILKSSNKISDSVELNLPPYSYVSQAVWVRIPHSVKITVEERKLQFRGGSHAASHALLNIVPLHMMCSASDLGTECANPHETRGIPDRILLYDKHPGGIGMASQAQMLFGELLLAPFELVSTCSCTGAVGCPNCIQSLTCSEYNEVLDKEAAILILKGVIDYERAYFEAEDAFQQS; from the exons ATGGTCGCTGAGCAGGAGGGTAGGGAGGTCCAGGTCCGGGCCCTCGACTCGCGGTCCACGGCCATCAGGCTCGCCCCCGGCGCCTCCGTCCGGGACCTCAAGGCCGCGCTCCGAAGCTCCTTCCCGCCCGCGCAAGTCGCCCCCAGCTTCCACCTCTTCCTCAAG GGTGCTAAATTGCGTTTGGACGCTGAGGTTGGCAGCCTTGCCATCGGTGATGGAGAATTCGTCGTTCTCGTTCCCTTCACAAGGTCGCCACAGCAATGTTCTTCAGTGAGCGCGTCGAGTCAAGAGCAGGGCGTCAATCCACCAAAACAACCAGAAGTGTCAGCTGCGGCTAATTCAGCTTGGCAAGACATTATGGATGACCTCTCAGCAATGCCATCCAGCCCACAGTCTGACATTGCATCCAAATATTTTTACTCCTCATCTGGCCCGTGCTCTGGGACTGGGAGGTCTGCAGAGGATACGCCACCGTGTCAAAGTTCATCATTTGGATCttcaaggaaaagaaaaaaagcatGCGAAGAAAATGGAAATGGTTCCCCAGAAACCCTTCCCTCTGGAGAAAATGGTACGGCTGAGAAGCAGAAGCGCAACATGAGTAAGAAAAGTGGGGTAGCCAAATCTGCAGCTACAGCATGTCAC GGTACGCACCCTTTGGAACCTGCTGAAATGGCTGAACATCTGAAGCAAGGACTTGGAAAGGAGGGCCAG ATTGTACATATCCAAGAGATACCATCTAGAGAGGCATCATTTACGGAACTTCCTTGTCATCTTTCAGGAGCTATGAGAGAAGCACTGGCTAGTATTGGAATATCTAGATTGTACAGTCACCAG TCTCAAGCCATAGAATCCTCTATATCTGGGAGGCACATTGTTGTTGCAACTTCTACATCAAGTGGAAAGTCTCTGTGTTACAACATTCCTGTTCTCGAATCTCTCTCTCAAGACTTGATGGCGTGTGCTCTATATATATTTCCAACAAAG GCTTTAGCTCAAGATCAGTTGAGGACTTTACTAGAAATGAAGAATGTGTTTCATATTGATATTGATGTTAAAATATATGATGGTGATACTCCTAGAGAAGATCGTTTGTGGATCAGGAATAATGCTCGATTG TTAATTACCAACCCAGATATGTTGCATGTGTCAATCTTGCCGTATCATGGCCAATTCCAGAGGATTCTATCAAATCTTAG GTATATTGTCATTGATGAAGCACATTCGTACAAAGGGGCATTTGGCTGCCATACTGCGCTTATAATCAGAAGATTGAAGCGTATTTGTTCAGATG TTTATGGCAGTCATCCTACATTCATATTTTGTACAGCTACCTCAGCAAATCCATGTGAGCATGTTATG GAACTGGCTAATTTGGACGAAGTTGAGTTGATTCAGAATGATGGAAGCCCTTGTGGTTCCAAGTACTTTCTCTTGTGGAATCCCCCTCTATATATGGCAGATGGAAGTTCAAAAGCTAGTTCAGTACCTAGACGCTCAAG CTCAATAGTAGAGGTTTCATATCTATTTGCTGAGATGGTTCAACATGGGCTCCGTTGCATTGCATTCTGTAAAACTAGGAAGCTATGCGAGCTTGTCCTAGCTTACAC GCGTGAAATTCTTCAGGAGAGTGCAAAAGGATTGGTAGATTCTATCTGTGTTTATCGTGCTGGCTACATTGCAGAG GACAGAAGAAAAATTGAGGCCGATCTTTTCGGGGGGAAACTCCGTGGTGTCGCTGCTACCAATGCTCTTGAACTAGGGATTGATGTTGGACATATTGATGCAACATTGCATCTTGGATTTCCTGGGAGTATTGCCAG TTTGTGGCAGCAAGCCGGAAGGTCTGGAAGACGAGCAAAAGAATCGTTAGCCATTTATGTTGCCTTTGAGGGTCCTTTAGATCAGTATTTCATGAAGTTCCCACATAAATTATTTGACAAGCCGATTGAGCATTGCCATGTAGATTCACGTAATCTAAAG GTTTTAGGACAGCAGCTTGCTTGTGCTGCTTATGAACATCCCTTGTGCCTGAAATATGATGAGCACTACTTTGGTTCTAGTCTTGATAGTGCAATGACGACCCTTAAAGACAAAGGTTATATCATTAACAATCCATCTGGAGCTCTATCTTCAAGCATGTGGAACTACATTGGACCTGAg AGAAGTCCTTCACAGGCAGTGAGCATACGGGCAATTGAGCATGACAAGTACAAAGTGATCGACAAGTTAAATAATCGATTACTTGAGGAAATTGAGGAAAGTAAGGCCTTTTTTCAG GTTTATGAAGGTGCTGTTTACATGCATCAGGGTGTCAATTACCTGGTTGAGGAACTTGACTTGTCATCGATGACAGCTTTCTGTAGAAAAGCTGATTTGAAGTATTATACAAAAACACGAGACTACACTGACATCAATGTCCTCGGAGGAGAATTT GCTTATCTACCTACGAGTACATGTAAAACTAATCGTGTGAAGACAACTACTCAAGCAAATGATTGCGCGGTGACTACTAAATGGTTTGGATTTTATCGCATACTGAAATCAAGCAATAAAATATCGGACAGCGTCGAGCTTAACCTTCCCCCGTATTCCTATGTTTCCCAG GCTGTTTGGGTACGGATTCCGCACTCGGTAAAGATAACTGTGGAGGAAAGAAAGCTACAGTTTCGAGGTGGCTCGCATGCTGCTTCTCATGCACTCCTGAATATAGTGCCTCT GCATATGATGTGTAGTGCATCTGACCTAGGAACAGAATGCGCGAATCCTCATGAAACCCGTGGTATTCCAGACAGAATTCTTTTATATGATAAACACCCAGGTGGTATCGGCATGGCGTCGCAG GCCCAAATGCTCTTCGGGGAACTTCTACTAGCTCCTTTCGAACTCGTTTCCACTTGCAGCTGCACGGGTGCTGTTGGCTGTCCAAACTGTATCCAG tCACTGACATGCAGTGAATACAATGAAGTTTTGGACAAGGAGGCAGCAATTTTGATTCTGAAG GGAGTAATCGACTATGAGAGGGCGTATTTCGAAGCCGAAgatgcttttcagcaaagctga
- the LOC120658613 gene encoding nuclear transcription factor Y subunit B-10-like: protein MPDSDKESGWPSNAEFSSPREQDRFLPIANVSRIMKMALPANAKISKDAKETVQECVSEFISFITGEASDKCQREKRKTINGDDLLWAMTTLGFEDYIEPLKLYLHKFRELEGEKVASGAAGSSGSGSQPQRETTPSAHNGAGGAVGYGMYGAGAGAGGGSGMIMMMGQPMYNSPPGASGYPQPPHHQMVMAAKGGAYGHGGGSSPSPPPPGLGRQDRL, encoded by the coding sequence ATGCCGGACTCCGACAAAGAGTCCGGCTGGCCGAGCAACGCGGAGTTCTCGTCGCCGCGGGAGCAGGACCGGTTCCTGCCGATCGCGAACGTCAGCCGGATCATGAAGATGGCGCTCCCGGCGAACGCCAAGATCTCCAAGGACGCCAAGGAGACGGTGCAGGAGTGCGTCTCCgagttcatctccttcatcacCGGCGAGGCCTCCGACAAGTGCCAGCGCGAGAAGCGCAAGACCATCAACGGCGACGACCTCCTCTGGGCCATGACCACGCTCGGCTTCGAGGACTACATCGAGCCGCTCAAGCTCTACCTCCACAAGTTCCGCGAGCTCGAGGGCGAGAAGGTGGCCTCCGGCGCCGCGGgctcctccggctccggctcgcAGCCGCAGAGGGAGACGACGCCGTCCGCGCACAATGGCGCCGGCGGGGCCGTCGGCTACGGCATgtacggcgccggcgccggggcaggCGGAGGCAGCGGCATGATCATGATGATGGGGCAGCCGATGTACAACTCCCCACCGGGCGCGTCAGGGTACCCGCAGCCCCCGCACCACCAGATGGTGATGGCCGCGAAAGGTGGCGCctacggccacggcggcggctcgtcgccgtcgccgccgccgccggggctcgGCAGGCAGGACAGGCTTTGA